From the Candidatus Krumholzibacteriota bacterium genome, one window contains:
- a CDS encoding pyridoxal-phosphate dependent enzyme, with product MHRPAINEIREASKRIAPYIHNTPVLRCQAVDNLFGREVFFKCENFQKSGAFKIRGAANAVFSLEEDEAEKGVATHSSGNHGAALALAARARGVGCYVVMPENAPGVKVKAVSGYGADISFCKPTLKDRERVLKEVADETGAVFIHPSNNSEVIAGQGTAALEFLEEVPDIDALITPVGGGGLLSGSAISTTAVSPETAVIAAEPKGADDAFRSFKSGKLIPSENPETIADGLLTSLSDLTFSIIRKYVSDIVTVSEENIVGAMRLIWERMKIVVEPSAAVALAAMLESNNSIPGKRVGIILSGGNVDLNALPFSGKD from the coding sequence ATGCACAGACCTGCAATTAATGAAATAAGAGAAGCGTCTAAAAGGATAGCTCCCTATATACATAATACTCCTGTTTTAAGATGCCAGGCGGTAGATAATCTCTTCGGCCGCGAGGTTTTCTTCAAGTGCGAAAATTTTCAAAAATCCGGAGCTTTTAAGATAAGGGGAGCGGCAAACGCCGTTTTCTCCCTTGAAGAAGATGAGGCTGAAAAGGGAGTTGCTACACATTCATCAGGAAATCATGGAGCCGCTCTGGCTCTCGCGGCACGGGCGAGGGGTGTGGGATGTTATGTCGTTATGCCTGAAAATGCTCCCGGAGTAAAAGTCAAAGCGGTATCCGGCTATGGAGCTGATATCTCTTTCTGCAAGCCCACACTGAAAGACCGTGAAAGAGTGTTGAAGGAAGTCGCCGATGAAACAGGAGCTGTTTTTATCCATCCATCCAATAACTCAGAGGTTATAGCCGGACAGGGGACAGCGGCGCTGGAGTTTCTTGAAGAGGTCCCGGATATTGACGCACTGATAACCCCTGTGGGGGGCGGTGGTCTTCTAAGTGGTTCCGCGATATCGACTACCGCTGTTTCGCCTGAAACAGCGGTGATTGCCGCAGAACCGAAGGGAGCGGATGACGCGTTCCGTTCTTTTAAATCTGGGAAATTAATTCCATCTGAAAATCCAGAGACAATAGCCGACGGCCTTTTAACATCCCTCAGCGATCTTACGTTCTCGATTATAAGGAAATATGTAAGCGATATCGTTACAGTCAGTGAAGAGAATATAGTGGGGGCAATGAGGCTTATCTGGGAGAGGATGAAGATCGTCGTAGAACCTTCAGCAGCTGTCGCGCTTGCGGCTATGCTGGAAAGTAATAACAGTATTCCGGGCAAACGGGTTGGGATTATCTTATCGGGCGGGAATGTTGATCTAAACGCCCTGCCTTTTTCGGGGAAAGATTAG
- a CDS encoding aminopeptidase: MNKLYQAAKKTIYDGLKLKRGESLLLVTDRKKLRIAEAIAYWGNKKNAEVTTYLMTETLRPITQPTAIFKSMMRKADATIYMLDARIEEKPFRAYMVENGGKKGRIIMMPGITRNMMERLVNIDYQKMNTLTKKVIRKLKDSTEVHVTNHLGTDITFSVKGRCWENDNGEIRKMGEHGNLPAGECYTCPVENTFTGKLVISLIDDKKGRGTMIFEKGKLVDYKGRGVREIVKTIGRDPSGYIIGEFGIGTNKGAKICRNMLEAEKAFGTVHFAIGDSYGLGKNKSKWHFDGLVEKATLNAGRKKIIRKGKFLVK; encoded by the coding sequence ATGAACAAGCTCTACCAGGCCGCTAAGAAAACAATATACGATGGCCTTAAGTTAAAAAGGGGAGAGAGTTTGCTGCTCGTAACTGACAGAAAGAAGTTGAGAATAGCGGAAGCTATTGCCTATTGGGGCAATAAAAAGAACGCGGAAGTAACGACATATCTTATGACAGAGACTCTAAGGCCCATAACCCAGCCCACAGCAATCTTTAAATCAATGATGCGTAAGGCGGATGCTACTATCTATATGCTTGACGCGAGGATTGAAGAGAAACCATTCCGGGCGTATATGGTCGAGAATGGCGGGAAAAAGGGGCGTATAATTATGATGCCCGGCATCACCAGAAATATGATGGAGCGTCTTGTAAATATAGATTATCAAAAGATGAACACCTTAACAAAAAAGGTAATAAGAAAGCTCAAAGATTCTACCGAAGTTCATGTAACAAACCATCTGGGAACAGATATCACATTCAGCGTGAAGGGGCGCTGTTGGGAAAATGATAACGGGGAAATAAGAAAGATGGGAGAGCACGGCAACCTTCCCGCCGGGGAGTGCTATACTTGCCCGGTAGAAAATACATTTACCGGCAAACTGGTGATAAGTCTCATAGATGACAAGAAGGGCAGAGGTACGATGATCTTTGAAAAGGGCAAGCTTGTCGATTACAAGGGTAGAGGCGTGAGAGAGATTGTGAAAACGATCGGCAGGGATCCTTCCGGCTATATAATCGGTGAATTCGGGATAGGAACGAATAAGGGAGCCAAAATATGCAGGAATATGCTTGAAGCTGAGAAGGCGTTTGGCACGGTACATTTTGCCATCGGCGACAGCTATGGTCTTGGAAAGAACAAGAGCAAATGGCACTTTGACGGACTTGTTGAAAAGGCAACCCTGAACGCGGGCAGAAAGAAGATTATCAGGAAGGGTAAGTTTCTTGTGAAGTAG
- a CDS encoding O-antigen ligase family protein yields the protein MKESDNKYADTDKKGLLKGNLSKLKTLMITAGVGLLVGSQIYNPNKRVIEAIAGSILVLMLWNFSILASVWLILIIYPFPFAMSWGNSTSIFILIILLIYLIRVSTGYYKFHLDKTVFLPLLLLILSYILSFINVPAGTRIMHIALVNTGNFLAAAIFMLLIINFIDDEEKLRKTVNIMLITASLAIVFSIFEMIFPGKVLVPNWLYTTHKTRLIMKGIRMTGPFHDFELNAEFLALNSFIIFFVLIRARRTATRALLGILLLTDLLMMFATITRGAFFSLVLGIVYLMFLSRKDLNITKFVYIVGGLAVVIVVLEGFVANYTTSGSLFDRVVKTTFQRGIIPTNRLGTWAPAIERGMKHPWFGQGPGWDFSTGFNVGFWPHNLYLFYFNSLGIFGLLAFLFLIYRLVKSTFSGIKASITRSPFPEAFMKILHVVIVIFLFDQIKIEYLRNSTYTFFIWSLFGIIVATYNIIQKNRKERENTAPS from the coding sequence ATGAAAGAATCAGATAATAAATATGCTGACACAGATAAAAAAGGGTTATTAAAGGGAAATTTATCGAAACTAAAAACCCTTATGATCACCGCCGGCGTAGGTTTGCTAGTTGGAAGCCAGATATATAATCCCAACAAAAGAGTTATAGAGGCCATAGCTGGTTCTATTCTTGTATTAATGCTGTGGAATTTTTCCATTCTTGCTTCTGTCTGGCTTATTCTTATAATCTACCCCTTCCCGTTTGCCATGTCGTGGGGAAATTCAACCTCCATTTTTATACTGATAATTCTGCTTATCTATCTTATCAGGGTCTCAACAGGATATTATAAATTCCATCTTGATAAAACAGTTTTCTTACCCCTTCTTTTGCTGATTCTATCATATATTTTATCATTCATAAATGTCCCTGCCGGAACGAGAATTATGCATATTGCACTTGTTAACACGGGCAATTTTCTGGCCGCGGCGATATTCATGCTTTTAATTATAAATTTTATCGATGACGAAGAAAAACTCAGAAAAACAGTAAATATAATGCTGATAACGGCATCTCTCGCGATCGTATTTTCTATCTTTGAAATGATATTCCCCGGTAAAGTTCTAGTTCCCAACTGGCTGTATACTACTCATAAAACAAGACTTATCATGAAGGGGATAAGAATGACGGGACCCTTTCATGATTTTGAACTAAATGCTGAATTCCTTGCTTTGAATTCATTTATCATTTTCTTTGTACTGATACGAGCGAGAAGAACTGCAACACGCGCTCTCCTTGGAATCCTGCTGCTGACTGATCTTCTTATGATGTTTGCCACTATAACAAGAGGCGCGTTTTTCTCTCTCGTTTTGGGAATAGTCTATCTTATGTTCCTCTCTAGAAAGGACTTAAATATAACAAAATTCGTCTATATCGTAGGGGGATTAGCTGTTGTAATTGTGGTACTTGAAGGATTTGTGGCCAATTACACAACGTCGGGTTCTCTCTTCGACAGAGTCGTTAAAACCACTTTTCAAAGAGGAATTATTCCGACAAACAGACTCGGTACCTGGGCTCCCGCGATAGAAAGAGGGATGAAACACCCGTGGTTCGGGCAAGGTCCCGGATGGGATTTTTCAACGGGATTTAACGTCGGCTTCTGGCCCCACAATCTCTATCTCTTTTACTTCAACAGCTTGGGAATATTTGGGCTGTTGGCCTTCTTATTCTTAATATATAGACTCGTAAAATCAACCTTTTCAGGTATAAAGGCTTCCATTACGCGTTCTCCTTTCCCAGAGGCCTTTATGAAGATACTTCATGTAGTTATTGTTATCTTCCTTTTCGATCAGATAAAGATTGAATACCTCAGAAACAGTACTTACACATTTTTCATCTGGTCTTTATTCGGAATAATTGTCGCAACATACAATATTATTCAAAAAAACAGGAAGGAACGGGAAAATACCGCTCCTTCCTGA
- a CDS encoding Xaa-Pro peptidase family protein, which produces MIKEKIKQAGEILKETDIDLWLTFVRETESNGDPVLDLILGENCTWHSAFLIPAEGEPTAIVGSLDEARIRGIGGYNVTGYKEGIGKTLLGELDRLSPEKIAINFSENDIMADGLSHGMFLTLSKYLKGTKYENLLVSSEEIISKLRGRKTPEEINRIQENIDLTLDIFSRVTGIIKPGMTEREVAEFILGEVEKEGVETSWESSQCPAVFTGPESAGAHAQPTDREIKPGHVLNIDFGTRMKGYCSDLQRTWYFLRKDEKEAPEEVIRAFNTIRDSIALGAQKIRPGMEGREIDSIVREYITERGYEEFPHALGHQVGRKTHDGAGLLCPEWERYGNLPYLKIEENQIYTLEPRIIMPDYGVATIEEIIVVEKDGGKFLSDPQKEIILI; this is translated from the coding sequence ATGATCAAAGAAAAGATAAAACAGGCCGGGGAGATACTGAAAGAAACAGATATAGACCTCTGGCTTACATTTGTAAGAGAGACTGAATCAAACGGCGATCCGGTACTCGATCTTATCTTAGGCGAAAACTGCACATGGCATTCGGCTTTTCTTATTCCCGCCGAAGGAGAACCAACAGCGATCGTGGGCAGCCTTGATGAGGCAAGGATCAGAGGAATCGGCGGTTATAATGTAACCGGCTATAAAGAAGGAATAGGAAAAACGCTGCTCGGTGAACTGGACCGGTTATCCCCTGAAAAAATAGCGATCAACTTTTCTGAAAACGATATTATGGCTGACGGTTTAAGCCATGGAATGTTTTTAACACTTAGTAAATATTTGAAGGGAACTAAATATGAGAACCTGCTGGTAAGCTCAGAAGAGATAATTTCCAAATTAAGGGGAAGAAAAACTCCAGAGGAAATAAACAGGATTCAGGAAAATATTGATCTTACTCTCGATATATTCTCACGTGTAACCGGAATAATAAAGCCCGGTATGACAGAAAGAGAAGTAGCCGAATTTATCCTGGGCGAAGTCGAAAAGGAAGGCGTTGAAACCTCCTGGGAAAGCTCTCAGTGCCCGGCCGTTTTTACAGGGCCGGAATCAGCGGGAGCCCACGCGCAGCCCACAGACAGAGAGATCAAACCGGGACACGTGCTTAATATAGATTTCGGCACCAGAATGAAAGGATACTGCTCTGACCTTCAGCGGACCTGGTATTTCCTTCGTAAAGACGAAAAGGAAGCCCCCGAAGAAGTAATAAGAGCATTCAATACAATCCGTGATTCTATAGCGCTTGGAGCACAGAAAATAAGGCCAGGAATGGAGGGAAGAGAGATAGATTCGATTGTAAGAGAATACATCACAGAGAGGGGTTATGAGGAATTCCCTCACGCCCTGGGGCACCAGGTAGGCAGAAAAACTCATGACGGAGCGGGGCTTCTCTGCCCGGAATGGGAAAGATACGGAAACCTGCCCTATCTTAAGATCGAAGAAAACCAGATTTACACACTTGAACCGAGGATAATAATGCCCGACTACGGAGTCGCTACAATAGAAGAAATAATAGTGGTCGAAAAGGACGGGGGCAAGTTCCTTTCCGATCCCCAGAAAGAGATAATATTAATCTGA
- a CDS encoding glycosyltransferase family 2 protein, producing MNSKKISIVIPAYNEEDGLVRALGGLMPMATDKGWEVIVVNDGSSDRTADVVLQHEAKLVSHPYNKGYGASLKTGIRNAAGQIIVIMDSDGQHDAADIEKLLIHMENYEMVVGARSKDVLIRAPGKKLLSIVANFLTGIKIPDLNSGFRAFYKDTVKSFMHFCPNGFSFSTTITLAFLREGFGVKYIPIEAEARVGRTSSVKFFRDGYKAFLLIIRVIVLFNPLKVFVPASLGLFFLGVLFTLYGIIAFGRAPNTGILIILSSVILFFMGILADQVSSIRRERRF from the coding sequence ATGAACTCAAAGAAAATTTCAATAGTAATACCTGCTTATAATGAGGAAGATGGGTTAGTGCGTGCTCTCGGAGGACTTATGCCCATGGCAACAGATAAAGGCTGGGAAGTAATTGTAGTTAATGATGGGTCCTCTGACAGAACGGCGGATGTCGTTCTTCAGCATGAAGCAAAATTAGTCTCACATCCGTATAATAAAGGGTATGGAGCTTCTTTAAAAACGGGAATAAGAAACGCCGCAGGGCAGATTATTGTTATTATGGATTCAGATGGGCAGCATGATGCTGCTGATATTGAAAAATTACTTATACATATGGAGAACTACGAAATGGTAGTTGGCGCGAGAAGCAAGGATGTTCTAATTAGAGCGCCGGGCAAGAAACTTCTTTCTATTGTCGCGAACTTCCTTACCGGTATAAAGATCCCGGATCTGAATTCCGGGTTTAGAGCTTTCTATAAAGATACAGTTAAAAGTTTCATGCATTTTTGCCCCAATGGTTTTTCTTTTTCAACAACTATTACGTTGGCATTTCTTCGTGAAGGATTCGGTGTGAAATACATACCTATAGAGGCTGAAGCGCGTGTTGGAAGAACGAGTTCGGTAAAATTCTTTAGAGACGGATACAAAGCCTTCCTGCTTATAATAAGGGTTATTGTTTTATTCAATCCACTTAAGGTTTTTGTTCCGGCTTCGCTGGGGTTGTTCTTCCTTGGAGTCTTATTTACTCTATACGGTATAATTGCTTTCGGGAGAGCTCCTAACACTGGTATTTTGATTATCCTCTCTAGTGTCATCCTTTTCTTTATGGGAATTCTCGCTGATCAGGTTTCATCTATCAGGCGTGAGAGGAGATTCTGA
- a CDS encoding lysylphosphatidylglycerol synthase transmembrane domain-containing protein has translation MIFHGIAESLRSKKTRIIFQVLGIILFIYILIRVDLSAVLKSFTKIKPLEVGIILIILVTFTFIKGLRWKILLAGQGKSVSMLRSFSVYSAGLYLGVITPGRVGDFIKSLYLINRGFSFGKALFSSLVDRIFDLIFLVLIGYISFMFFPGIFKNQILVSTLILIFTIIAVLVFFWRRDILFRIAKNFTSLILPSTLGSKMDQIISEVLDEFETLSLSSIIGIILLTFGAWALHYLTFIVFANILSIEMSVSVLIVTVSAAIFTALIPVSISGLGTRELVLIFIFNRIGLTREAAVAFSFSFIIVYIIQSTIGMICWLTGPFHSRDLLSITHAKDNLPKY, from the coding sequence TTGATATTCCATGGAATAGCAGAATCTCTTCGTAGCAAAAAGACCAGAATTATTTTTCAAGTTCTGGGCATTATTCTATTTATTTACATATTAATACGCGTTGATCTATCGGCTGTCTTGAAATCTTTCACTAAAATAAAGCCACTTGAGGTAGGTATTATTTTGATAATACTTGTTACTTTTACATTTATAAAAGGGCTTAGGTGGAAAATTTTATTAGCAGGACAGGGTAAAAGTGTTTCAATGCTACGCTCATTTTCCGTTTATTCCGCTGGTTTATATCTTGGGGTTATAACTCCTGGAAGGGTGGGAGATTTTATAAAGAGTTTGTACCTTATAAACAGAGGGTTTTCGTTCGGGAAGGCTCTATTTAGTTCACTTGTTGACAGGATATTTGATCTGATCTTTCTTGTTCTAATTGGTTACATCAGTTTTATGTTTTTCCCGGGAATTTTTAAGAATCAGATTTTAGTGAGTACTCTGATTTTGATTTTCACCATTATTGCAGTTTTGGTTTTTTTCTGGAGGAGGGATATTCTCTTCCGAATAGCCAAAAATTTTACATCACTTATACTTCCATCCACATTGGGTTCAAAGATGGATCAAATAATATCAGAGGTTCTTGACGAATTTGAAACTTTGAGTTTATCATCAATCATTGGAATAATATTACTGACATTTGGAGCATGGGCACTTCATTATCTTACGTTTATAGTATTCGCGAATATTCTGTCGATAGAAATGTCGGTCTCTGTTTTAATTGTAACTGTATCAGCGGCGATATTTACCGCTCTAATCCCAGTATCGATTTCAGGATTGGGAACTCGTGAACTTGTTTTAATTTTTATATTCAATAGGATTGGCCTAACACGTGAAGCCGCCGTAGCATTTTCATTTTCTTTTATAATTGTATATATTATTCAGAGTACGATTGGAATGATTTGTTGGCTTACAGGTCCATTTCATTCTAGAGATCTACTATCAATTACACATGCAAAAGACAATTTGCCAAAATATTAG
- a CDS encoding methyltransferase domain-containing protein, translated as MSRYVNDFRMKEVELFWDAIAEHEYEHANDKLDRVHTQRFRGAIERLSITNESRVLNVWSRIGDGVPFLRKAFGDFRLVNAELSLEMLKASKKLNPDECHTQTSLHELPFIDSCFDVVMSLETLEHVPDPLLFLKEIKRVLTDDGMLVMSLPPSAAEWTSIVNNVLKFHHGEGPHRFLAPSEVKEMLVDAGFNLVNYEGTLFLPFGGMLIEKIDMFIGRIIGKGPLGQLGIRQFYVCKASS; from the coding sequence ATGAGCCGCTATGTAAATGATTTTAGAATGAAAGAGGTGGAACTGTTCTGGGATGCTATAGCCGAACATGAGTATGAGCACGCAAATGATAAACTTGATCGAGTTCATACTCAACGTTTCAGGGGGGCTATAGAGAGACTTTCGATTACTAATGAATCAAGAGTGCTAAATGTTTGGTCAAGGATTGGTGATGGTGTTCCATTTCTGCGGAAGGCATTTGGCGATTTTAGATTGGTAAATGCTGAACTTTCCCTCGAAATGTTAAAAGCAAGCAAAAAACTCAACCCGGATGAATGTCACACCCAAACTTCGCTTCATGAGTTGCCATTTATCGATTCTTGTTTTGATGTCGTTATGTCACTCGAAACTCTTGAACATGTTCCTGACCCCCTCCTTTTCCTAAAGGAGATAAAACGTGTACTTACTGATGACGGTATGTTAGTTATGAGTTTACCGCCATCGGCTGCCGAATGGACGAGTATAGTCAACAATGTTCTAAAATTCCACCATGGTGAGGGTCCGCACCGTTTTCTCGCCCCTTCTGAAGTTAAGGAAATGTTGGTAGATGCCGGATTCAATCTTGTAAATTACGAGGGCACTTTATTCCTTCCTTTCGGAGGAATGTTAATTGAGAAAATTGACATGTTTATTGGTAGAATAATTGGCAAAGGCCCGCTTGGTCAGTTAGGAATAAGGCAATTCTATGTCTGCAAAGCTTCCAGTTGA
- a CDS encoding Coenzyme F420 hydrogenase/dehydrogenase, beta subunit C-terminal domain — translation MSAKLPVDILFDNVINKGLCTRCGTCAGVCPTDNIHIGDPVGSSLPVHDDNCSSCGLCLSSCPGERVKFKPLERSLFQDQISHPLLGVTKNIYLSHAVDPEIRRAGASGGLATALQLYLFRRKLIVGSVLYTRHRSEPWRGEGRVIEDEVGIKEASQSRYHLSPMNTILGDLKNREGKYAYVGLPCHVHGLRKLEKTGWKANAEINPVIGIYCGNNLYFEATRVILRKLGVKSLGDVASLSYREGSWPGCFSVTDRSGQTKEISKLDFNQTIPFYINHRCLTCIDLTNELSDISVGDGWAKEEAAKEGWSVVLTRSETGDRIVKDAAAAGIIHIEEISAGDAVAMHSHAFDLKKKGAFIRLKLWKKWGIAVPRYDRAFSSQKLSRKIVEVLVSLQFLLCSSRGGRAVFNILPLAAMGKIFRSLRKLWMKISK, via the coding sequence ATGTCTGCAAAGCTTCCAGTTGATATTCTGTTTGATAATGTTATAAACAAGGGATTGTGTACGAGGTGTGGCACATGTGCGGGAGTATGCCCAACTGACAATATTCATATTGGAGATCCTGTTGGTTCATCACTTCCAGTTCATGATGACAATTGTTCTTCCTGTGGGTTATGTCTCTCATCATGTCCGGGTGAGCGTGTAAAATTTAAACCTCTAGAACGATCGCTTTTTCAAGATCAAATATCTCACCCTTTATTGGGTGTTACTAAAAATATTTATCTTTCGCACGCTGTTGATCCTGAAATAAGAAGAGCAGGGGCAAGTGGTGGTTTAGCGACGGCACTGCAATTATATTTGTTTAGACGGAAATTAATTGTTGGTTCAGTCCTTTACACCCGGCACAGATCGGAACCATGGCGGGGAGAGGGTCGAGTAATAGAAGATGAAGTTGGCATTAAAGAGGCATCCCAGAGCCGCTACCACTTAAGCCCAATGAACACAATATTGGGTGATCTAAAAAACAGAGAGGGCAAATATGCTTATGTGGGGCTTCCTTGTCATGTTCATGGACTGAGAAAACTAGAAAAAACCGGATGGAAGGCTAATGCTGAAATTAACCCGGTAATCGGTATATACTGCGGTAATAATCTTTACTTTGAAGCCACACGGGTTATTCTTCGGAAGCTTGGAGTCAAATCGCTTGGGGATGTTGCCTCACTTTCCTACCGTGAGGGTAGTTGGCCAGGATGTTTTTCTGTAACCGACAGGAGTGGTCAGACAAAAGAGATATCCAAGCTGGATTTCAACCAGACTATTCCTTTCTACATCAATCACAGGTGTTTGACTTGCATTGATCTTACGAATGAACTTAGTGATATTTCAGTTGGAGACGGATGGGCAAAAGAAGAAGCTGCAAAAGAAGGGTGGTCTGTAGTTCTTACAAGATCCGAAACAGGCGACAGGATAGTAAAAGATGCTGCCGCAGCCGGCATTATTCATATAGAAGAGATATCAGCCGGTGATGCTGTTGCTATGCATTCACACGCCTTTGATCTTAAAAAGAAGGGCGCATTTATCAGATTGAAACTCTGGAAGAAATGGGGAATAGCCGTACCACGTTATGACAGGGCTTTTTCATCCCAAAAACTTTCAAGAAAAATAGTTGAAGTATTAGTTTCCTTACAATTTTTGTTATGTTCTTCAAGGGGTGGCAGAGCAGTGTTTAACATATTACCTCTTGCAGCTATGGGAAAAATATTCCGTTCTCTGAGAAAGCTATGGATGAAAATATCGAAGTAG